A window of the Gemmatirosa kalamazoonensis genome harbors these coding sequences:
- a CDS encoding alpha-ketoglutarate-dependent dioxygenase AlkB, with protein MPDQLDIFGAAPLPPLPDGFLYREEVITPDVERDVIARMRELPFREFEFHGYTGKRRVVSFGWKYDFEARVLHEADDMPPFLVALRETAASVAGLAPAALQHVLVTEYGPGAAIGWHRDKDVFGEVVGISLLSPCTFRLRRAVGERWERVNLVAEPRSAYVLRGPSRTEWEHSIPAVEALRYSVTYRNLRGA; from the coding sequence ATGCCCGACCAACTCGACATCTTCGGCGCCGCCCCACTGCCGCCGCTCCCCGACGGCTTCCTCTATCGCGAGGAAGTGATCACGCCCGACGTCGAGCGCGACGTGATCGCGCGCATGCGCGAGCTGCCGTTCCGCGAGTTCGAGTTCCACGGCTACACGGGCAAGCGCCGCGTCGTGTCGTTCGGCTGGAAGTACGACTTCGAGGCGCGCGTGCTGCACGAGGCGGACGACATGCCGCCGTTTCTCGTCGCGCTGCGCGAGACCGCGGCCTCCGTCGCCGGGCTGGCGCCGGCCGCGCTGCAGCACGTGCTCGTCACGGAGTACGGTCCCGGCGCGGCCATCGGCTGGCACCGCGACAAGGACGTCTTCGGCGAGGTGGTGGGGATCTCGCTGCTCTCGCCGTGCACGTTCCGCCTGCGCCGCGCGGTGGGCGAGCGGTGGGAGCGCGTGAATCTCGTCGCCGAGCCGCGCTCCGCGTACGTGCTGCGCGGGCCGTCGCGCACCGAGTGGGAGCACAGCATCCCGGCGGTGGAGGCGCTGCGGTACTCCGTCACGTACCGGAATCTCCGCGGCGCGTGA